The Enterobacter kobei genome has a segment encoding these proteins:
- a CDS encoding DUF6453 family protein, with protein MPTGLLIELNDGGKRMEITAGLRCPSFGASFDSGYQKAKYADISGYVSGSQVLFIPHATAYLDSGLLHKMNSVTISGARVTQNSTMKDNSISERESTYTFPGSLWQIFPTGQRSGVGLLISDSSDFTSITNATQSGQCIWKGTVNVPTGGWAVPTIAGYDKSKYIVFGRCNSGNTIDFDGNTVRFFSPPSTNDDAPTTGTIDIVIFASGVAPQPGTGLNIFNAAGACTFSTTKRPFVYLNQLWSPSTSAVSIGSGYVPLGRFGLMIHMVNGMYVYRMFGIKIQNGSASVQGGKYLGREQYAIFGNNTITPLSLPVLPDMYV; from the coding sequence ATGCCGACAGGGTTATTGATAGAGCTGAACGACGGCGGGAAACGTATGGAGATAACGGCGGGGCTGAGATGCCCGTCATTTGGAGCAAGTTTTGACAGTGGATATCAGAAAGCCAAGTACGCGGATATTTCCGGTTATGTATCCGGTTCGCAGGTGTTGTTTATCCCCCACGCGACGGCTTATCTTGATTCAGGGCTGCTTCATAAAATGAACTCGGTCACCATATCGGGAGCGCGAGTCACGCAGAACTCAACGATGAAAGACAACAGTATCAGCGAACGAGAAAGCACGTACACGTTTCCCGGAAGCCTCTGGCAGATATTTCCGACGGGCCAGCGTAGTGGTGTGGGCTTGCTCATAAGCGACAGCTCAGATTTCACATCTATAACTAACGCTACTCAGTCAGGCCAGTGTATCTGGAAAGGTACTGTGAATGTTCCAACCGGGGGCTGGGCGGTTCCGACGATAGCAGGTTATGACAAGTCGAAATATATCGTTTTCGGACGCTGTAATAGCGGTAATACGATTGACTTCGACGGCAACACAGTAAGATTCTTCAGTCCTCCGTCAACTAATGATGACGCTCCCACAACCGGCACGATAGACATCGTTATCTTCGCCAGTGGCGTAGCGCCGCAGCCGGGAACGGGGCTAAACATCTTCAATGCAGCCGGGGCCTGTACGTTTTCAACTACAAAGCGACCTTTCGTATACCTCAATCAACTCTGGTCACCTTCCACAAGTGCCGTGAGCATCGGCAGCGGCTATGTACCGCTGGGCAGATTTGGTCTGATGATTCATATGGTAAATGGCATGTACGTGTATCGGATGTTCGGAATAAAGATACAGAACGGTAGCGCTTCAGTTCAGGGCGGGAAATACCTTGGACGCGAGCAGTATGCCATATTCGGTAATAACACGATTACTCCGCTCAGCCTTCCCGTCTTGCCTGATATGTACGTCTGA
- a CDS encoding tail fiber domain-containing protein has product MIYTTGTIAISGNTLTGTGTNFTAAGSLIRNGCTVIALTSPAQVFQITAIGGATSLTVTPAASPAIPAGTKYSILLSDSLSVDGLAQDIAETFTMYQRYMSGFADVMNGTTDVTITINGVAVTVPGQKSLAKKGANSDITSLSGLTTALSISQGGTGAKNAADARTNFGLGTAALKNYVSGTKDDVMLQGYGNLVVLSQYNPGLPLLQTGVYGESSPAGWKPTTAGSGFVSGYDSVRRQQYWISTQGGFYVRHIEDAAYNISATTYPWTQMQAVGTSDINFKKDITELDTEIALANIDAMEFVSFRYKDDDSEAVRRGVIAQQIEKIDPEYVHSAEGVGKMTLDLNPLLMDALAAIKALNAKVAELSKQVDELKQGGA; this is encoded by the coding sequence ATGATTTATACCACTGGCACTATTGCCATCAGCGGAAATACCCTTACAGGTACGGGAACAAACTTCACTGCAGCTGGCTCGCTGATTCGTAACGGCTGTACCGTCATCGCACTGACCAGCCCCGCTCAGGTATTCCAGATCACTGCTATCGGCGGGGCAACAAGTCTCACAGTGACTCCTGCGGCAAGTCCTGCAATACCGGCGGGAACGAAGTATTCCATTTTGCTAAGCGACAGCCTGAGCGTGGATGGCCTGGCGCAGGACATTGCTGAAACCTTCACGATGTACCAGCGCTACATGAGCGGTTTCGCTGATGTGATGAACGGTACTACAGACGTCACTATCACGATTAACGGTGTGGCCGTTACCGTACCGGGCCAGAAATCACTGGCGAAGAAAGGGGCTAACAGCGATATAACCAGCCTAAGCGGCCTGACTACCGCACTCAGTATCAGCCAGGGCGGAACAGGTGCGAAAAATGCGGCAGACGCCCGCACAAACTTCGGGCTCGGAACCGCAGCACTCAAGAATTATGTAAGCGGCACGAAAGATGATGTGATGCTTCAGGGTTACGGCAATTTAGTAGTTTTATCGCAGTACAACCCGGGCCTACCGCTCTTGCAAACGGGAGTGTATGGAGAATCGTCGCCCGCCGGATGGAAACCAACTACTGCGGGCAGTGGATTCGTTTCGGGTTATGATAGTGTTCGCCGCCAGCAATATTGGATAAGCACTCAGGGAGGTTTCTACGTACGGCACATTGAGGACGCTGCCTATAATATTAGTGCGACCACTTACCCCTGGACGCAGATGCAGGCCGTCGGCACATCAGACATCAACTTTAAAAAAGATATCACTGAACTTGATACGGAAATCGCGCTGGCAAACATCGATGCGATGGAGTTCGTATCGTTCAGGTATAAGGATGACGACAGTGAAGCAGTACGCCGTGGTGTAATCGCGCAGCAAATTGAAAAGATTGACCCGGAATACGTTCACAGCGCCGAGGGAGTGGGCAAAATGACCCTTGACCTTAACCCATTGCTTATGGATGCCCTTGCAGCCATAAAGGCACTTAACGCAAAGGTAGCAGAACTTAGTAAACAGGTTGATGAGCTAAAACAGGGTGGAGCTTGA
- a CDS encoding DinI family protein has protein sequence MFVELVYDKRNVEGLQGAREIILAELTKRVHQIFPDAEVKVKPMQANGLNSDASKSDREKLNRMLEEMFEDSDMWLTSESPAVRQVGL, from the coding sequence ATGTTCGTAGAACTGGTTTATGACAAGCGTAATGTTGAAGGGCTCCAAGGGGCCAGAGAGATCATCCTGGCTGAACTAACGAAGCGGGTGCACCAGATTTTTCCTGATGCCGAAGTGAAGGTGAAGCCGATGCAGGCAAACGGCCTGAATAGCGATGCCAGCAAAAGCGATCGGGAAAAACTGAACCGCATGCTGGAGGAGATGTTTGAAGATTCTGACATGTGGCTGACCTCTGAGTCTCCTGCTGTTCGCCAGGTTGGGCTTTAA
- the pepN gene encoding aminopeptidase N: MTQQPPAKYRHDYRAPEYLISDIDLTFDLDATKTVVTAVSQVTRHSATAVPLRLDGEDLTLVSLHINDEPWSEYKEEGNQLVIDNLPERFTLRIVNEISPSANTALEGLYQSGVALCTQCEAEGFRHITWYLDRPDVLARFTTKIIADKTLYPFLLSNGNRVGEGELENGRHWVQWQDPFPKPCYLFALVAGDFDVLRDTFKTRSGREVALELFVDRGNLDRAPWAMTSLINSMKWDEERFGLEYDLDIYMIVAVDFFNMGAMENKGLNIFNSKYVLARTDTATDKDYLDIERVIGHEYFHNWTGNRVTCRDWFQLSLKEGLTVFRDQEFSSDLGSRAVNRINNVRTMRGLQFAEDASPMAHPIRPDKVIEMNNFYTLTVYEKGAEIIRMIHTLLGEENFQKGMQLYFERHDGSAATCDDFVQAMEDASNVDLSHFRRWYSQAGTPIVTVKDDYNPETEQYTLTISQRTPPTAEQEEKHPLHIPFSIELYDNEGKVIPLQKGGHPVHHVLNVTQAEQTFIFDNVYFQPVPALLCEFSAPVKLEYKWSDQQLTFLMRHARNDFSRWDAAQSLLATYIKLNVNRYQQGQPLTLPVHVADAFRAILLDESIDPALAAEILTLPSATEIAELFDIIDPIAIVAVREALTRTLAAELADEFLAIYNTNKLDAYRVEHADIGKRSLRNTCLRYLAFGETELANTLVSTQYHKADNMTDALAALAASVAAELPCRDALMQEYDDKWHQDGLVMDKWFILQATSPAADALSKVRSLLKHRSFTMSNPNRVRSLIGAFASSNPAAFHAEDGSGYQFMVEMLTELNSRNPQVASRLIEPLIRLKRYDAKRQAKMRAALEQLKGLENLSGDLYEKIAKALA, from the coding sequence ATGACACAACAGCCACCAGCCAAATACCGCCACGACTACCGTGCGCCGGAATACCTGATTAGCGATATCGACCTGACGTTTGACCTGGATGCCACAAAAACCGTCGTGACGGCGGTGAGTCAGGTGACGCGCCACAGTGCGACTGCCGTGCCGCTGCGTCTCGATGGCGAAGACCTGACGCTGGTCTCCCTGCATATTAATGATGAACCCTGGTCAGAGTATAAAGAAGAAGGCAACCAGCTGGTCATCGACAACCTGCCGGAACGCTTTACGCTGCGCATCGTGAATGAAATCAGCCCTTCAGCCAACACGGCGCTGGAAGGGCTTTACCAGTCAGGCGTGGCTCTGTGTACCCAGTGTGAAGCCGAAGGTTTCCGCCATATCACCTGGTACCTGGACCGCCCGGACGTCCTGGCGCGCTTCACGACGAAAATCATCGCCGATAAAACGCTTTATCCGTTCCTGCTCTCCAACGGTAACCGCGTCGGTGAGGGCGAACTGGAAAATGGTCGTCACTGGGTGCAGTGGCAGGATCCGTTCCCGAAACCGTGCTACCTCTTTGCGCTGGTGGCGGGTGATTTTGATGTGCTGCGCGATACGTTCAAAACTCGCTCCGGGCGTGAAGTGGCGCTGGAGCTGTTTGTTGACCGTGGCAACCTTGACCGCGCACCGTGGGCGATGACCTCGCTCATCAACTCCATGAAGTGGGACGAAGAACGTTTCGGCCTCGAATACGACCTCGACATCTATATGATCGTCGCCGTCGATTTCTTTAACATGGGCGCGATGGAGAATAAAGGTCTCAACATCTTTAACTCCAAATACGTACTGGCACGTACCGACACCGCTACCGATAAAGACTACCTTGATATCGAACGCGTCATCGGCCACGAGTATTTCCATAACTGGACCGGTAACCGCGTCACCTGCCGTGACTGGTTCCAGCTGAGCCTGAAAGAGGGACTGACCGTCTTCCGCGATCAGGAGTTCAGCTCCGATCTGGGCTCTCGTGCGGTAAACCGTATCAACAACGTCCGCACTATGCGCGGCCTGCAGTTTGCGGAAGATGCCAGCCCAATGGCGCACCCAATCCGTCCGGATAAAGTCATTGAGATGAACAACTTCTACACCCTGACGGTGTATGAGAAGGGCGCTGAAATTATCCGTATGATCCACACCCTGCTGGGCGAAGAGAACTTCCAGAAAGGGATGCAACTCTATTTTGAGCGTCATGACGGCAGCGCGGCGACCTGTGACGATTTTGTGCAGGCGATGGAAGATGCTTCTAACGTGGATCTCTCTCACTTCCGCCGCTGGTACAGCCAGGCCGGGACGCCGATTGTCACCGTTAAAGACGACTACAACCCGGAAACCGAGCAATACACCCTGACCATCAGCCAGCGCACGCCGCCAACCGCCGAGCAGGAAGAAAAACATCCGCTGCACATTCCGTTCAGCATTGAGCTGTATGACAACGAAGGCAAAGTGATCCCGCTGCAGAAGGGCGGTCACCCGGTACACCACGTACTGAACGTAACCCAGGCAGAGCAGACCTTTATCTTCGATAACGTCTATTTCCAGCCGGTGCCTGCGCTGCTGTGCGAATTCTCCGCCCCGGTGAAGCTGGAGTACAAGTGGAGCGATCAGCAGCTGACGTTCCTGATGCGTCACGCCCGCAACGATTTCTCCCGCTGGGATGCCGCGCAGAGTCTGCTGGCGACCTACATCAAGCTGAACGTGAACCGTTACCAGCAGGGCCAGCCGCTGACGCTGCCGGTGCATGTAGCAGACGCGTTCCGTGCGATCCTGCTGGATGAATCTATTGATCCGGCGCTGGCGGCTGAAATTCTGACCCTGCCGTCGGCAACTGAAATTGCCGAGCTGTTTGACATCATTGACCCGATTGCCATCGTGGCCGTGCGTGAAGCGCTGACCCGCACGCTGGCTGCTGAACTGGCGGACGAATTCCTCGCCATCTATAACACCAATAAGCTTGATGCTTATCGCGTTGAGCACGCGGACATTGGTAAACGTTCTCTGCGTAACACCTGCCTGCGTTATCTGGCGTTTGGTGAAACCGAGCTGGCGAACACGCTGGTGAGCACGCAGTATCATAAAGCGGACAATATGACCGACGCGCTGGCCGCGCTGGCGGCGAGCGTTGCCGCTGAACTGCCGTGCCGCGATGCGCTGATGCAGGAGTACGACGACAAGTGGCACCAGGATGGTCTGGTGATGGACAAATGGTTCATTCTGCAGGCGACCAGCCCGGCGGCCGATGCGCTCAGCAAAGTCCGCAGCCTGCTGAAGCACCGTTCGTTCACCATGAGTAACCCGAACCGCGTGCGTTCCCTGATTGGTGCGTTTGCCAGCAGCAACCCGGCCGCGTTCCACGCGGAGGACGGCAGCGGTTATCAGTTCATGGTGGAAATGCTGACCGAACTGAACAGCCGTAACCCGCAGGTGGCGTCGCGTCTGATTGAGCCGCTGATCCGTCTGAAACGCTACGATGCGAAGCGTCAGGCGAAAATGCGCGCCGCGCTTGAACAGCTGAAAGGGCTGGAAAACCTGTCCGGCGATTTGTACGAGAAGATCGCGAAAGCCTTAGCGTGA
- the ssuB gene encoding aliphatic sulfonates ABC transporter ATP-binding protein, protein MNTARLNQGTPLLLNGVTKRYGENTILNALDLHIPAGQFVAIVGRSGGGKSTLLRLLAGLESPNGGDILAGTTPLATIQDDTRMMFQDARLLPWKTVIDNVGLGLKGHWRDEARQALAAVGLENRAGEWPAALSGGQKQRVALARALIHRPGLLLLDEPLGALDALTRIEIQDLIESLWQTHGFTVLLVTHDVSEAVAMADRVLLIEDGKIGLDLTVDLPRPRRVGSARLAELEAEVLDRVMKRGGTELQRVKANA, encoded by the coding sequence ATGAATACGGCACGACTGAATCAGGGGACACCGTTACTGTTAAACGGCGTGACCAAACGCTACGGCGAAAACACCATTCTTAACGCGCTGGATCTGCATATTCCCGCCGGGCAGTTTGTGGCCATTGTCGGGCGCAGCGGCGGCGGCAAGAGTACGCTGCTGCGCCTTCTGGCCGGACTGGAATCCCCTAACGGCGGCGACATTCTGGCAGGGACAACGCCGCTGGCCACTATTCAGGACGATACCCGCATGATGTTTCAGGATGCGCGACTGCTGCCCTGGAAGACGGTGATTGATAACGTCGGGCTGGGGCTCAAAGGACACTGGCGGGATGAAGCCCGTCAGGCGCTGGCCGCCGTCGGACTGGAAAACCGCGCCGGTGAATGGCCTGCTGCGCTGTCGGGTGGGCAGAAGCAGCGCGTGGCGCTGGCACGGGCGTTGATTCATCGTCCGGGCCTGCTGTTGCTTGATGAGCCGCTCGGCGCGCTCGACGCCTTAACGCGGATCGAAATTCAGGATCTGATTGAATCCCTGTGGCAGACGCATGGATTCACGGTTCTGCTGGTCACGCATGACGTCAGCGAAGCCGTGGCGATGGCCGACCGGGTGCTGTTAATAGAAGACGGAAAAATTGGTCTGGATCTGACAGTGGATCTTCCACGTCCTCGTCGTGTCGGTTCGGCAAGACTGGCGGAGCTGGAGGCAGAAGTGCTAGATCGGGTGATGAAGCGCGGGGGAACGGAGTTACAGCGAGTTAAGGCTAATGCCTGA
- the ssuC gene encoding aliphatic sulfonate ABC transporter permease SsuC encodes MSATSQKWLLRAAPWFLPVGIVAFWQLASSTGWLSSRILPSPEGVVEAFWSLSVSGELWQHLAISSWRAVIGFSIGGSIGLALGLISGLSRWGERLLDTSIQMLRNVPHLALIPLVILWFGIDESAKIFLVALGTLFPIYINTWHGIRNIDRGLVEMARSYGLSGFSLFLHVILPGALPSIMVGVRFALGLMWLTLIVAETISANSGIGYLAMNAREFLQTDVVVVAIILYALLGKLADVSAQWLERSWLRWNPAYTLQEAKA; translated from the coding sequence ATGTCTGCCACCTCACAAAAATGGCTGCTGCGCGCCGCGCCGTGGTTTTTACCCGTCGGCATTGTGGCTTTCTGGCAGCTCGCATCGTCCACCGGCTGGCTGTCGAGCCGTATTCTGCCCTCTCCTGAGGGCGTTGTAGAAGCGTTCTGGTCGCTGAGCGTCAGCGGTGAGCTGTGGCAGCATCTGGCGATCAGTTCCTGGCGCGCGGTGATTGGGTTCTCTATTGGCGGCAGCATCGGCCTGGCGCTGGGGTTGATCAGCGGTCTTTCCCGCTGGGGTGAGCGGCTGCTGGATACCTCCATTCAGATGTTGCGTAACGTGCCGCATCTGGCGCTGATCCCGCTGGTCATTCTGTGGTTTGGGATTGATGAGAGCGCGAAGATCTTCCTCGTGGCGCTGGGCACGCTGTTCCCGATTTACATCAACACCTGGCACGGCATCCGCAATATCGATCGCGGCCTGGTGGAGATGGCGCGAAGCTATGGCTTGTCAGGTTTTTCTCTCTTTCTACATGTGATCCTGCCGGGCGCCCTGCCCTCCATCATGGTCGGAGTGCGTTTTGCCCTCGGCCTGATGTGGCTGACGCTGATTGTTGCGGAGACAATCTCAGCCAACTCCGGCATCGGCTACCTGGCGATGAACGCCCGCGAGTTCCTGCAAACGGACGTCGTGGTGGTTGCCATTATCCTTTATGCCCTGCTTGGCAAACTCGCCGACGTCAGCGCCCAGTGGCTGGAACGCAGCTGGCTACGCTGGAACCCGGCGTATACCCTTCAGGAGGCGAAAGCATGA
- the ssuD gene encoding FMNH2-dependent alkanesulfonate monooxygenase, with translation MSLNLFWFLPTHGDGHYLGTEEGSRPVDHGYLQQIAQAADRIGFTGVLIPTGRSCEDAWLVAASMIPVTQRLKFLVALRPGVVSPTVAARQAATLDRLSNGRALFNLVTGSDPQELAGDGVFLDHTERYEASAEFTRVWRRLLEGETVTFEGKHIHVRDAKLYFPPVQQPRPPLYFGGSSDVAQDLAAEQVDLYLTWGEPPELVKEKIAQVRAKAAAHGRKVRFGIRLHVIVRETTEEAWRAADRLISHLDDETIAKAQAAFAKTDSVGQHRMASLHNGKREKLEISPNLWAGVGLVRGGAGTALVGDGPTVAARINEYADLGIDSFILSGYPHLEEAYKVGELLFPHLDVAIPEIPQPQQLQLQGEAVANEFIPRKAAQS, from the coding sequence ATGAGTCTGAATCTTTTCTGGTTTTTACCTACCCACGGAGATGGCCACTATCTTGGCACTGAAGAGGGTTCCCGCCCGGTTGACCATGGCTACCTGCAGCAGATTGCACAGGCGGCGGACCGCATCGGTTTCACCGGCGTGCTGATCCCAACCGGGCGTTCATGTGAAGATGCCTGGCTGGTCGCCGCGTCGATGATACCGGTCACCCAGCGTCTGAAGTTCCTGGTTGCGTTACGTCCAGGCGTGGTCTCCCCCACCGTGGCAGCGCGTCAGGCGGCAACGCTGGACAGACTCTCCAACGGCCGTGCCCTGTTTAACCTGGTGACGGGCAGCGATCCGCAGGAACTGGCAGGCGATGGCGTGTTCCTCGACCACACCGAGCGCTATGAGGCTTCTGCCGAGTTCACCCGCGTCTGGCGGCGCCTGCTTGAAGGTGAAACCGTCACCTTCGAAGGCAAGCATATCCACGTTCGTGACGCGAAACTCTATTTTCCGCCGGTACAACAGCCACGCCCGCCGCTCTATTTCGGCGGGTCGTCGGATGTAGCCCAGGATCTGGCTGCCGAGCAGGTCGATCTGTATCTGACCTGGGGCGAACCGCCTGAGCTGGTGAAAGAGAAAATTGCCCAGGTGCGCGCTAAAGCGGCCGCCCATGGCCGCAAGGTGCGCTTCGGTATTCGTCTGCACGTGATTGTTCGCGAAACCACTGAAGAGGCCTGGCGGGCGGCAGACCGTCTGATATCCCATCTGGACGATGAGACCATCGCAAAGGCGCAGGCCGCGTTTGCCAAAACCGACTCCGTCGGACAGCACCGAATGGCATCCCTGCACAACGGCAAGCGCGAGAAGCTGGAGATCAGCCCGAACCTGTGGGCAGGCGTTGGCCTGGTGCGCGGCGGTGCGGGCACGGCGCTGGTCGGGGACGGCCCGACCGTGGCAGCGCGGATTAATGAATACGCCGACCTCGGTATCGACAGCTTTATTCTCTCCGGTTATCCGCACCTGGAGGAGGCCTACAAAGTAGGCGAGCTGTTATTCCCGCATCTGGATGTGGCCATCCCGGAAATTCCGCAGCCACAGCAGCTTCAGCTGCAGGGTGAAGCGGTGGCAAACGAATTTATCCCTCGAAAAGCCGCGCAAAGCTAA
- a CDS encoding sulfonate ABC transporter substrate-binding protein, whose product MFKTLTRLGLAGLMALAGLAQAAETAPDSLRIGYQKGSVSMVLAKSHQLLEKRFPDTKFAWIEFPAGPQMLEALNVGSIDLGSTGDIPPIFAQAAGADLVYVGVEPPKPKAEVILVPENSEIKSVADLKGHKVAFQKDSSSHNLLLRALQEAGLKFTDIQPVYLTPADARAAFQQKNVDAWAIWDPYYSAALLQGGVRVLKDGTTLKQTGSFYLAARPYAEKNGAFIQSVLDTFTQADTLTQSQRQESIALLAKTMGLPEPVIASYLSHRPPTTISPVDAHVAALQQQTADLFYQNRLVPKQVDIRERIWQPAGKEGAKS is encoded by the coding sequence ATGTTTAAAACCTTAACCCGCCTCGGGCTGGCTGGCCTGATGGCCTTGGCCGGGCTGGCTCAGGCCGCAGAAACAGCGCCGGACAGTTTACGCATTGGCTATCAGAAAGGCAGCGTCAGTATGGTGCTGGCAAAAAGTCACCAGCTTCTGGAAAAACGCTTCCCGGACACCAAATTTGCCTGGATCGAGTTTCCTGCCGGTCCTCAAATGCTGGAAGCCTTAAACGTAGGCAGTATCGATCTTGGTAGCACAGGCGATATTCCGCCGATATTCGCCCAGGCTGCTGGGGCGGACCTCGTTTATGTCGGCGTTGAACCGCCTAAACCGAAGGCCGAAGTCATTCTGGTGCCTGAAAACAGCGAGATTAAAAGCGTTGCCGACCTAAAAGGTCATAAGGTCGCTTTTCAGAAAGACTCCAGTTCACACAACCTGCTGCTGCGCGCTTTACAGGAGGCCGGGCTGAAATTCACGGACATTCAGCCCGTTTACCTGACTCCAGCCGACGCTCGTGCCGCGTTCCAGCAGAAGAATGTTGATGCCTGGGCTATCTGGGATCCGTACTACTCCGCAGCATTACTGCAAGGAGGCGTGCGTGTGCTGAAGGATGGCACGACGCTGAAGCAGACCGGCTCGTTCTACCTTGCCGCGCGTCCTTACGCGGAAAAGAATGGCGCATTTATTCAGAGCGTACTGGATACCTTTACGCAGGCCGACACGCTGACCCAAAGCCAGCGTCAGGAAAGTATTGCGCTGCTGGCGAAAACCATGGGCTTACCTGAACCGGTGATTGCGAGCTACCTCAGCCACCGTCCGCCGACCACCATTTCACCCGTGGATGCGCACGTCGCCGCGCTACAGCAACAAACCGCTGACCTCTTCTATCAAAACCGCCTGGTGCCAAAACAGGTCGATATTCGCGAACGCATCTGGCAACCCGCAGGCAAAGAAGGAGCTAAATCATGA
- the ssuE gene encoding NADPH-dependent FMN reductase has product MRVITLAGSPRFPSRSSALLEYAREKLNALDVEVCHWNLHNFEPEDLLYARFDSPALKTLTEQLKEADGLIVATPIYKASFSGALKTLLDLLPERALDGKVVLPLATGGTVAHLLAVDYALKPVLNALKAQEILHGVFADDSQVIDYQHKPHFTPNLQTRLDAALETFWHALHRRDIQAPAFGQPQGVAHV; this is encoded by the coding sequence ATGCGCGTCATTACCCTGGCCGGAAGTCCACGATTCCCTTCGCGTTCCAGCGCCCTGCTGGAATATGCCCGTGAAAAGCTCAATGCGCTGGATGTGGAAGTGTGCCACTGGAATCTGCATAACTTCGAACCCGAAGATTTGCTGTACGCCCGTTTCGACAGCCCTGCGCTGAAAACCCTCACAGAGCAACTGAAAGAGGCAGACGGTTTAATCGTGGCGACACCGATCTATAAAGCCTCTTTTTCTGGCGCACTGAAAACCCTGCTCGATCTACTGCCGGAGCGCGCGCTGGACGGCAAAGTGGTGCTGCCGCTGGCAACGGGCGGAACGGTTGCCCATTTACTGGCGGTGGATTATGCCCTGAAACCGGTCCTGAATGCCCTGAAAGCACAAGAGATTCTCCATGGGGTTTTCGCGGACGATTCGCAGGTCATTGATTATCAACACAAGCCGCACTTTACGCCGAATCTGCAAACGCGCCTCGATGCTGCGCTGGAAACCTTCTGGCACGCGCTGCATCGCCGGGATATCCAGGCACCTGCGTTTGGCCAGCCTCAAGGAGTCGCACATGTTTAA
- the pyrD gene encoding quinone-dependent dihydroorotate dehydrogenase yields the protein MYYPFVRKALFQLDPERAHELTFQQLRRITGTPLAALVRQNVPEKPVQCMGLTFKNPLGLAAGLDKNGECIDALGAMGFGSIEIGTVTPRPQPGNDKPRLFRLVEAEGLINRMGFNNLGVDHLVENVKKAHFDGVLGINIGKNKDTPVEQGKDDYLICMEKVYAYAGYIAVNISSPNTPGLRSLQYGEALDDLLSAIKNKQNELQAIHHKYVPVAVKIAPDLSPEELIQVADSLVRHNIDGVIATNTTLDRSLVQGMKNCDEAGGLSGRPVQLKSTEIIRALSAELKGRLPIIGVGGIDSVIAAREKMAAGASLVQIYSGFIFKGPPLIKEIVTHI from the coding sequence ATGTACTACCCCTTCGTTCGTAAAGCCCTTTTCCAGCTCGACCCTGAGCGCGCTCATGAATTGACATTCCAGCAATTACGTCGCATTACCGGAACGCCTCTGGCGGCTCTGGTGCGCCAGAATGTGCCGGAAAAACCTGTGCAGTGCATGGGTCTGACCTTTAAAAACCCGCTGGGTCTGGCGGCCGGTCTGGACAAAAACGGTGAGTGCATTGATGCCCTGGGCGCAATGGGCTTTGGCTCCATTGAAATCGGTACCGTTACCCCGCGTCCACAGCCGGGAAATGATAAGCCGCGTTTGTTCCGCCTGGTGGAAGCCGAAGGGCTGATCAACCGCATGGGCTTTAATAATCTCGGCGTTGATCACCTGGTCGAGAACGTGAAAAAAGCCCATTTCGATGGGGTGCTGGGCATTAATATCGGTAAAAATAAAGACACGCCGGTTGAGCAAGGTAAAGATGACTATCTGATTTGTATGGAAAAAGTCTACGCCTATGCCGGTTACATCGCGGTGAATATTTCATCGCCGAATACCCCGGGCCTGCGTTCTTTACAATATGGCGAAGCGCTGGACGATCTTCTCAGCGCCATTAAAAATAAACAAAATGAACTGCAGGCGATCCACCATAAATATGTTCCGGTCGCGGTGAAGATCGCGCCGGATCTTTCGCCTGAAGAATTGATCCAGGTTGCCGACAGTTTAGTTCGCCATAATATTGATGGTGTTATTGCGACCAATACGACGCTCGATCGCTCCCTCGTTCAGGGAATGAAAAACTGTGACGAAGCGGGTGGGTTAAGTGGCCGTCCGGTACAATTAAAAAGCACCGAAATTATTCGTGCTCTGTCTGCAGAATTAAAAGGGCGTTTGCCGATTATTGGTGTCGGCGGTATCGATTCGGTCATTGCTGCGCGCGAGAAGATGGCGGCAGGGGCATCGCTGGTGCAAATCTATTCCGGCTTTATTTTTAAAGGACCGCCGCTGATTAAAGAAATCGTTACGCATATCTAA